In a genomic window of Aeromonas veronii:
- a CDS encoding IS4 family transposase has protein sequence MSIANDLSDVVETSGDMLARLAIFADHIPDEWITAAAALSEKATIRRRRLPSDMVLWLVVGMAFFRNEPISEVARRLNICAEGLANDALLADSALSQARQRLGKQPLEWLFKQCADVWGRERYPEDQWHGLQVFAIDGALFRTQDMPELRAHFGSGNTSTNRQTPYPMLRLVTLMNVRSHVIANAAISPYRKGEIPLASEFIHSLPDKSVTLLDKGFFGADLLLRIQAEDTDRHWLIPERKGLVYTELERYGDGDRLLQMTVSPQARKKNPALPTHWQVRAVTYEVAGKEKTVFTSLPVTRFSAAQVATLYHERWEIELGYRDIKSAMQHNAITLRSKKVDLVYQELWGLLLGYNLVRREASQAAVAHQRAPNEVSFKFACQFIANQMAVMAGAISPAHTPRRLAELRGSIGVMFIEKRPRPSRPRAVKISKTRFPVDRNAAPLR, from the coding sequence ATGTCTATTGCAAACGACCTGAGCGATGTTGTTGAGACATCTGGCGACATGCTGGCTCGGCTGGCAATTTTTGCCGACCATATTCCCGACGAATGGATTACTGCCGCTGCCGCCTTGTCTGAAAAGGCCACTATCCGCCGACGCCGCTTACCTTCTGATATGGTCTTGTGGCTCGTCGTGGGGATGGCCTTTTTCCGTAATGAGCCCATCTCCGAGGTCGCTCGGCGCCTCAATATCTGTGCAGAAGGGTTGGCCAATGACGCCTTGCTCGCGGACAGTGCCCTGTCTCAAGCCCGTCAGCGACTCGGCAAACAGCCGCTCGAGTGGCTGTTCAAGCAGTGTGCCGATGTGTGGGGACGGGAACGTTATCCTGAAGACCAGTGGCACGGTTTACAGGTCTTTGCCATCGATGGAGCCCTGTTTCGTACCCAGGATATGCCTGAACTCAGGGCGCATTTCGGTTCGGGTAACACGTCAACCAACCGGCAGACACCCTATCCAATGCTGCGGCTGGTCACGCTGATGAATGTCCGCTCGCATGTCATTGCCAACGCGGCCATCAGCCCGTATCGCAAAGGGGAAATCCCCCTGGCCAGTGAGTTCATTCACTCATTGCCGGACAAGTCGGTGACCCTGCTGGATAAAGGTTTCTTCGGTGCCGACCTGTTGCTACGAATTCAGGCCGAAGACACCGACCGTCACTGGCTCATCCCGGAACGCAAGGGGCTGGTATACACGGAACTGGAGCGCTATGGCGACGGTGACCGTCTGTTGCAAATGACGGTCTCGCCTCAGGCACGCAAGAAAAACCCGGCGTTGCCGACGCACTGGCAAGTTCGCGCAGTGACCTACGAGGTGGCAGGCAAGGAGAAAACGGTCTTTACCTCCCTGCCCGTAACCCGATTCAGCGCAGCGCAGGTGGCGACCCTGTACCACGAGCGCTGGGAAATCGAGTTGGGATACCGGGATATCAAAAGTGCGATGCAGCACAACGCCATCACACTGAGAAGCAAGAAAGTGGACTTGGTTTATCAGGAACTGTGGGGTTTGCTGCTTGGATACAATCTGGTCAGGCGGGAGGCGAGCCAGGCCGCCGTAGCTCATCAGCGAGCGCCCAATGAGGTGAGCTTCAAGTTTGCCTGTCAGTTCATCGCGAACCAGATGGCAGTGATGGCGGGCGCGATATCGCCAGCCCATACCCCACGGAGGTTGGCGGAGTTGCGGGGGAGCATAGGCGTCATGTTCATAGAAAAACGCCCCAGGCCATCGAGACCCAGGGCGGTGAAGATATCAAAGACCCGCTTTCCGGTAGATCGCAATGCGGCTCCGCTTAGGTGA
- a CDS encoding AEC family transporter has product MFSALLNIVIPVFGVVGLGALYGRLRPGAALGYVNRANIELFTPTLVFSALVKYPLALAEHLPLIAAGALVILLPGLLLALLKLKGIERAALILPAMFRNTGNLGIPLMVLAFGEQQLGAIVILFVLSNLLHFSVGMFILSANTSRWLWLRSPVLWAALAGLLVANLHITLPEYVVTTASLLGQISVPLMLFALGIRLMEGELDHLGLALKCNLLYLLAGGLSLLLAIWLLPLKTEWIPLLMLSVSLPPAVLNYMLCEQYHCQPDKVASIVLGGNALSVLVIPLAVWLALHMSS; this is encoded by the coding sequence ATGTTCAGCGCCCTGCTCAATATTGTTATTCCGGTGTTCGGTGTGGTCGGGCTTGGTGCACTCTATGGACGATTGCGACCGGGGGCCGCCCTCGGTTACGTCAATCGGGCCAATATCGAGCTATTTACCCCTACGCTGGTCTTCTCCGCGCTGGTGAAATATCCGCTGGCGCTGGCGGAACATCTGCCGCTGATTGCGGCGGGGGCGCTGGTTATCCTGTTACCCGGTCTGCTGCTCGCACTGCTCAAACTCAAAGGGATTGAGCGGGCAGCCCTGATCTTGCCCGCCATGTTCCGAAATACCGGCAATCTCGGTATCCCCTTGATGGTGCTGGCGTTTGGCGAGCAGCAACTGGGGGCCATTGTGATCCTCTTTGTCCTCTCCAACCTGCTGCACTTTTCGGTCGGCATGTTTATTCTCTCGGCCAACACCTCTCGCTGGCTGTGGCTGCGTAGCCCGGTGCTGTGGGCCGCGCTGGCCGGTTTGCTGGTGGCCAACCTGCACATCACGCTGCCGGAATATGTGGTCACCACGGCCTCGCTGCTCGGTCAGATCTCGGTGCCCCTGATGCTCTTTGCGCTGGGCATTCGCCTGATGGAGGGGGAGCTCGATCACCTTGGCCTCGCGCTCAAGTGTAATCTGCTCTATCTGCTGGCGGGGGGATTGTCGCTGCTGCTGGCGATCTGGCTGTTGCCGCTCAAGACGGAGTGGATCCCGCTGTTGATGTTGTCGGTTTCCTTGCCTCCTGCGGTGTTGAATTACATGCTCTGTGAGCAGTATCACTGTCAGCCGGACAAGGTGGCCAGTATCGTGCTCGGTGGCAATGCCCTCTCTGTGCTGGTGATCCCGCTAGCGGTCTGGTTGGCGCTGCACATGTCGAGCTGA
- a CDS encoding YaeQ family protein — MALKATVFKAQISLSDMDRNLYQDFSLTLARHPSETDERMMIRLAAFAWHAAERLEFTKGLSADDEPELWCKNYSDEIELWIELGQPDEKRLKKACNRARQVVLYLYGGRGTSVWWKQNQGKLSQHDNLSIIELSDSQTLPLTAMVERTMQLTCTISDGQLWVSNGALEVTLDPLVLMGKPAREL; from the coding sequence ATGGCTCTCAAGGCAACCGTATTCAAGGCCCAGATCAGTTTGTCTGATATGGATCGCAATCTGTATCAGGACTTCTCCCTCACGCTGGCGCGCCACCCCTCCGAAACCGATGAACGGATGATGATCCGGCTGGCGGCCTTTGCCTGGCACGCTGCCGAGCGACTGGAGTTCACCAAGGGATTGAGCGCCGATGACGAACCCGAGCTCTGGTGCAAGAACTACTCGGACGAAATAGAGCTCTGGATCGAGCTGGGCCAACCCGATGAAAAACGACTGAAAAAAGCCTGCAACCGCGCCCGTCAGGTGGTGCTCTATCTCTACGGTGGTCGTGGCACCAGCGTTTGGTGGAAGCAGAACCAGGGCAAGCTGAGCCAGCATGACAATCTCAGCATCATCGAACTCTCCGACAGCCAGACCTTGCCGCTCACCGCCATGGTCGAGCGCACCATGCAGCTCACCTGCACTATCTCCGATGGTCAGCTCTGGGTCAGCAATGGCGCACTGGAAGTGACGCTGGATCCGCTGGTGCTGATGGGCAAGCCGGCCCGCGAACTGTAA
- a CDS encoding TIGR02808 family protein, giving the protein MSLLEHTIWTVLGYGAMPFIFLSGFVAVAVTCCLLLNAFGVQSAEK; this is encoded by the coding sequence ATGAGTCTTCTTGAACACACCATCTGGACAGTACTGGGATATGGGGCCATGCCCTTTATCTTTCTGAGCGGATTCGTGGCGGTGGCAGTGACCTGTTGCCTGCTGCTGAACGCGTTCGGGGTACAGTCCGCCGAGAAGTGA
- the fadR gene encoding fatty acid metabolism transcriptional regulator FadR has protein sequence MVIKAQSPAGFAEEYIIESIWNNRFPPGSILPAERELSELIGVTRTTLREVLQRLARDGWLTIQHGKPTKVNNFWETSGLNILETLARLDQDKVPDLVAQLLSARTHICTIFIRGAIRHNPEQAAEILRGADGVENNAQAYAEFDYRLHHQLAFASGNPIYALILNGFKGLYSRVGSYYFSDKQARETADAYYKTLLNLAETKNHEAVFMTVRQYGIESGKLWTRLRQDMPSDLCDN, from the coding sequence ATGGTTATAAAAGCGCAGAGCCCAGCTGGGTTTGCCGAGGAATACATCATCGAGTCCATCTGGAACAATCGCTTTCCTCCCGGATCTATTCTGCCCGCCGAGCGTGAATTATCCGAGTTGATCGGGGTGACGCGGACCACCTTGCGCGAAGTGCTGCAACGACTGGCCCGAGATGGTTGGTTGACCATCCAGCATGGCAAGCCGACCAAGGTAAACAATTTCTGGGAAACCTCCGGCCTCAATATTCTGGAAACGTTGGCCCGTCTGGATCAGGACAAGGTGCCGGATCTGGTAGCCCAACTGCTCTCCGCCCGTACCCACATCTGCACCATCTTTATCCGCGGGGCGATCCGTCACAATCCGGAACAGGCTGCCGAGATCCTGCGTGGCGCCGATGGGGTCGAGAACAATGCACAGGCTTATGCCGAGTTCGATTATCGCCTGCACCACCAGCTGGCATTCGCCTCCGGCAATCCGATCTACGCCCTGATCCTGAACGGTTTCAAAGGGTTGTACAGCCGGGTCGGCAGCTACTACTTCTCCGACAAGCAGGCCCGCGAGACCGCAGATGCCTACTACAAGACCCTGCTCAATCTGGCCGAGACCAAGAACCACGAAGCCGTGTTCATGACCGTCCGCCAGTACGGTATCGAGTCCGGCAAGCTGTGGACCCGCCTGCGTCAGGACATGCCAAGCGATCTGTGCGACAACTGA